CGGGTCCGATACCGTCGCCGGCCAGCACTCCCAGGGTCAGCACTGCTCACCTTCCGCTCAGACGGGATGGTCGGCCATCCACTGCAACAACATCTCCGCGATCTCGGCCGGCTTCTCCTCCGGAAGCCAGTGCGAGGCCCCGCCGAGTATCTCGAAACGGTAGGGGCCGGTCACGTACCGCGCGGTGTCGTGGGCCGGCTTGGCGGTGATCGCGATGTCGCGGTCGCTCCAGACATACAGCGTCGGCACGGTGATCTTCGGCGGCGGCGCCGACCCCAGACCGGATCGGCTCAGCGGCATGGCCCGATACCAGTTGAGCGCGGCGGTCAGGGCCCCCGGCTCAGCCATGTGTCGCGCATCGCGTTCGGCCGCCGCGGGGGACAGTCCGCTGCGGATCAGAGCGTTGGCCATGCCCCGGCCGGTGCTGTCCCGCCCGAGCATGAGCCGCTCGGACAGCCACGGCAGTTGGTTGACGTACATGTACCACGACGCCAGACCCTGTCGGCTGGTGACCATGGACCGCAGGAATGCCATCGGGTGGGGCACCGACAGAGCGGTCAACGAGGCCAGCCGCTCGGGTGCGTACCCGGCCAGGCCCCAGGCCACGGCCGCACCCCAGTCATGACCGACGAGATGGACCCGATCGGCGCCGCTGGCATCGATCAGCGCGAGCGTGTCCTTTACCAGTTCCGCGGCGCGGTAGTCGCGGCGGCGCGAGGGCCGCGCTCCGGGTGAATATCCGCGCTGATTGGGGGCCAAGCACCGGAAACCCTGCCCGGTCAGCGTCGAGATGATCGGCAGCCAGCTGGAATTCTGCTGCGGGAAGCCGTGCAGCAGGACGACCACCGGACCGTCGGCGGGACCGGAATCGAGGACGTCGAAGACGTATTCCCCGCGGTGGTACTGATCCATTCGCACCTCGTTCGGCAGATCTGGTGACCAGTTCAGGAGGGCGCCGAGCGCCCCGCCCATCCCGCATCATGCCAAGTCCACCGCCGGTGTGCGGTCAGGCCGCACCCACCAGGAGCGGTGACGGGGTCAGGTTGAGCCGGGCGACCGCCTCGCGGACGTCGGCCTGCCACAACCACAATCGGTAGACCGGGTCGATCTCGAAGTAGTCCTCGGGTCCGAACAACACCCGGGTCCGCATGTCCACGCAGTAGCGTTCACGCCACCCGAAGCGATCGCCGACAGGTTCGCCGTCCACGATGATCGCCTTGGCGATGGCATACAGGCGCTCGGCCGAGCGGTACTCATAGGCCGGCAACGAATGCTCGTCAGCCCAGATCCCGAGCTTGCTCTCAGCCGCGTTCGCGGCGGCCTCGAGCATCAGCGGCAGGTCCAGTTCGCCCGGAATCGACGGGTAGAGGATGAACGGCACGGCCCACCCCGCGCGCACCATGTCCAGATTGAACGTGGACCGTTCGGCGCGCGGAATCGACTGGAGCTCAGCCTTGGAATAGTTCGGGGCGACGTAGGCCAGCAGTCGGCCGTGACCCTCGAACGGGGTATCTGCGGTACGTACGAACAGCAGGCGCTTGGTGCCGTTCGGACGGGTAAGTCGTTGTTCGGCATTGGATTTCGCGAAGTCCGCGGCTGCGGTGCCCTGGGTGAACTGCAGCGTGCCCGCGGTGCCGGTGGTCAACTTGGGCAGCAGGTGGTCGGCGAACCGGCGCGAGATCGGAACCTCGCCGGGGCGATCCTGGATCCACTGCGCCAGCTGGGCCAGTTTGACGTCCATGCGGGCGGCGC
The genomic region above belongs to Mycolicibacterium sp. HK-90 and contains:
- a CDS encoding alpha/beta fold hydrolase yields the protein MDQYHRGEYVFDVLDSGPADGPVVVLLHGFPQQNSSWLPIISTLTGQGFRCLAPNQRGYSPGARPSRRRDYRAAELVKDTLALIDASGADRVHLVGHDWGAAVAWGLAGYAPERLASLTALSVPHPMAFLRSMVTSRQGLASWYMYVNQLPWLSERLMLGRDSTGRGMANALIRSGLSPAAAERDARHMAEPGALTAALNWYRAMPLSRSGLGSAPPPKITVPTLYVWSDRDIAITAKPAHDTARYVTGPYRFEILGGASHWLPEEKPAEIAEMLLQWMADHPV
- a CDS encoding thermonuclease family protein: MIDAVQIFWSPSGVSLPSLDTKSLVDIHDGDTPSIRMPVRMLSIDTPEVTARSTEGAARMDVKLAQLAQWIQDRPGEVPISRRFADHLLPKLTTGTAGTLQFTQGTAAADFAKSNAEQRLTRPNGTKRLLFVRTADTPFEGHGRLLAYVAPNYSKAELQSIPRAERSTFNLDMVRAGWAVPFILYPSIPGELDLPLMLEAAANAAESKLGIWADEHSLPAYEYRSAERLYAIAKAIIVDGEPVGDRFGWRERYCVDMRTRVLFGPEDYFEIDPVYRLWLWQADVREAVARLNLTPSPLLVGAA